A stretch of the Mesorhizobium huakuii genome encodes the following:
- a CDS encoding VOC family protein: MTTPNFVILYVDQPLRSGAFYSALLGREPVESAPTFVLFVLDDGFKLGLWSRHTVEPAAAAAGGGSEIVFALETPEAVDAAHADWSGRGLKILQTPTDMDFGRTFVALDPDNHRLRVYWLSDGEQANGEQK, translated from the coding sequence ATGACCACCCCGAATTTCGTCATCCTCTATGTCGACCAGCCGCTGCGGAGCGGCGCCTTCTACAGCGCTCTGCTGGGGCGCGAGCCGGTTGAAAGCGCGCCGACCTTCGTGCTGTTCGTGCTCGACGACGGCTTCAAGCTCGGCCTCTGGTCGCGCCATACGGTCGAGCCGGCAGCGGCGGCCGCAGGTGGCGGTTCCGAGATCGTGTTTGCGCTGGAGACGCCCGAAGCGGTCGACGCCGCACATGCCGACTGGTCGGGGCGCGGGCTGAAGATCCTGCAGACACCGACCGACATGGATTTCGGCCGCACTTTCGTCGCGCTCGATCCCGACAATCACCGCCTGCGCGTCTATTGGCTGTCCGACGGGGAACAGGCTAATGGGGAACAGAAATGA
- a CDS encoding RNA ligase RtcB family protein encodes MGNFIGGPGLPSSCAAPAAHIQHCFSPQTWIEGAALQQLKTVAALPGVTSVAAFPDLHPGKYGPTGIAVLSQRLHPQLIGNDIGCGMSLFELDLPLRKLRIDKAVECLRRIEAEDIDPHAALAASDLPTDLYPEALGTIGGGNHFCELQAVDQADVAGEGLFDRQKLYLLVHSGSRGLGAFVFGQMLDFQSAVTVGLDPESAAGRDWRRQHDLCVTWASLNRRLIAERAASALRSEIRLVADVPHNLVRDRADGFVHHKGSAAVRAGDVAPIAGSRASLSYVVRALDATGPSLGGISHGAGRKYDRATMHGRAGRNRSERDALLRNAWGGQLICDDRNLVIEEAASAYKDAGQVVQDLADAGLVVTLAAMKPLVTYKKAMEGPPDRTRKKPSRERVARRANHGRD; translated from the coding sequence ATGGGCAATTTTATCGGGGGCCCAGGCCTCCCTTCGTCGTGCGCCGCGCCTGCCGCGCATATCCAGCATTGTTTTTCGCCGCAGACATGGATCGAAGGCGCGGCACTTCAGCAGCTGAAAACCGTCGCGGCCTTGCCCGGCGTCACTTCGGTTGCGGCCTTTCCGGACCTGCATCCCGGCAAATACGGTCCGACCGGCATTGCCGTGTTGTCGCAGCGTCTGCATCCGCAACTGATCGGCAATGACATTGGCTGCGGCATGTCACTGTTCGAGCTCGATCTGCCATTGCGTAAGCTCAGGATCGACAAGGCCGTCGAATGCCTGCGCCGGATCGAAGCCGAAGACATCGATCCGCATGCGGCGCTCGCCGCCTCGGATTTGCCGACGGATCTCTATCCGGAAGCGCTGGGCACGATCGGCGGCGGCAACCATTTCTGCGAGCTGCAGGCGGTCGACCAGGCCGATGTGGCTGGGGAAGGCCTGTTCGATCGCCAGAAGCTTTATCTGCTGGTGCATTCCGGCTCGCGCGGACTTGGTGCCTTTGTCTTCGGACAGATGCTGGATTTCCAGTCGGCAGTGACGGTCGGGCTCGATCCTGAGTCCGCCGCGGGCAGGGACTGGCGTCGCCAGCATGACCTTTGCGTCACCTGGGCGTCGCTCAACCGCCGGCTGATCGCCGAGCGCGCGGCCAGCGCCTTGCGCAGCGAAATCCGGCTGGTGGCCGATGTGCCGCATAACCTTGTCCGCGACCGGGCCGATGGTTTCGTCCACCACAAGGGCTCGGCCGCGGTACGGGCTGGAGATGTCGCACCGATCGCCGGTTCGCGTGCCAGCCTGAGCTATGTCGTGCGGGCACTCGACGCGACGGGTCCGTCGCTGGGCGGCATTTCGCATGGCGCCGGCCGCAAGTACGACCGTGCCACCATGCATGGCCGTGCCGGGCGCAACAGGTCGGAGCGCGACGCTTTGCTGAGAAATGCGTGGGGCGGGCAGTTGATCTGCGACGACCGCAACCTGGTCATCGAGGAAGCGGCTTCCGCCTACAAGGATGCCGGGCAGGTGGTGCAGGATCTTGCCGATGCCGGCCTGGTCGTGACGCTTGCGGCGATGAAACCGCTGGTGACCTACAAGAAGGCGATGGAAGGTCCGCCCGACCGAACGCGCAAGAAGCCATCGCGCGAACGCGTGGCAAGGAGGGCGAACCATGGCCGCGATTGA
- a CDS encoding TrmH family RNA methyltransferase produces MNERHVGAPGQVKEVTSLANPLIKDIKALALKKFRDQQNAFMAEGLKLVIDALDLGWQIRTLVFAKAGRGNAAVEKVAARTVAAGGTVLEVSEKVLVAITRRDNPQMVVGVFTQKFLALREIRADNGDVWVALDRVRDPGNLGTVIRTVDAVGAKGVILVGDTTDPFSVETVRATMGSIFAVPVAKATTEAFLAWRGGFSGLVAGTHLMGAVDYRSVDFSRGPVLLMMGNEQQGLPESLAASCDRLLRIPQAGRADSLNLAVATGIMLFEIRRGALKLEPIADQQ; encoded by the coding sequence ATGAACGAGCGGCACGTCGGCGCACCCGGCCAGGTGAAGGAAGTCACCAGCCTCGCCAATCCGCTGATCAAGGACATCAAGGCACTCGCCTTGAAGAAGTTCCGCGACCAGCAGAACGCCTTCATGGCCGAGGGGCTGAAGCTGGTCATCGATGCGCTCGACCTGGGCTGGCAGATCAGGACGCTGGTGTTCGCCAAGGCCGGACGCGGCAATGCCGCCGTGGAAAAGGTCGCGGCGCGCACGGTAGCCGCCGGCGGCACGGTGCTCGAAGTGTCGGAAAAGGTGCTTGTCGCCATCACCCGCCGCGATAATCCGCAAATGGTGGTCGGCGTCTTCACGCAGAAATTCCTGGCCCTCAGGGAAATCCGTGCCGACAATGGCGATGTCTGGGTGGCGCTCGATCGGGTGCGTGACCCCGGCAATCTCGGCACTGTCATCCGCACCGTCGATGCCGTCGGCGCCAAGGGCGTCATCCTGGTCGGCGACACCACCGATCCGTTTTCCGTCGAGACGGTGCGCGCCACGATGGGGTCGATTTTCGCCGTGCCGGTGGCGAAGGCAACGACCGAGGCTTTCCTTGCCTGGCGCGGCGGCTTTTCGGGCCTCGTCGCCGGCACCCATCTAATGGGTGCGGTCGACTACCGCTCTGTCGATTTTTCTCGCGGACCGGTGCTGCTGATGATGGGCAATGAGCAGCAGGGCCTGCCGGAAAGCCTGGCGGCGAGTTGCGACAGGCTGCTCAGGATTCCGCAGGCGGGCCGCGCCGATTCGCTCAATCTCGCCGTCGCCACCGGCATCATGCTGTTCGAGATCCGGCGCGGCGCGCTGAAGCTCGAACCAATCGCCGACCAGCAATGA
- the lspA gene encoding signal peptidase II: MRSWSPYALLVVAAIALDQWIKHLVETGLPFQEKLDLVPFLALFRTYNTGIAFSMFSSFGDTGLVVIAVLVVAFVLYLATRTPSAHVIARTGFALIIGGALGNLIDRAVYGHVIDYILFHTPVWSFAVFNLADAFISVGAALVVFDELIGWRREPKTSNAKSSNAKSSNAKPSKD, from the coding sequence GTGAGATCATGGTCCCCCTACGCGCTGCTCGTTGTCGCGGCAATCGCGCTCGATCAGTGGATAAAACATCTGGTCGAGACCGGCCTGCCCTTCCAGGAGAAGCTCGATCTGGTGCCGTTCCTGGCGCTGTTTCGCACCTACAACACCGGCATCGCCTTCTCGATGTTCTCCTCCTTTGGTGACACCGGCCTGGTGGTCATCGCCGTGCTGGTCGTCGCCTTCGTGCTCTACCTTGCCACCCGCACACCATCGGCCCATGTCATTGCCCGCACCGGCTTTGCCCTGATCATCGGCGGCGCGCTGGGCAATCTGATCGACCGCGCCGTCTACGGCCACGTCATCGACTACATCCTGTTCCACACGCCGGTCTGGTCCTTTGCCGTCTTCAACCTCGCCGATGCCTTCATTTCCGTGGGCGCGGCCCTGGTCGTCTTCGACGAACTCATCGGCTGGCGGCGCGAGCCCAAGACTTCGAATGCCAAGTCTTCGAACGCCAAGTCTTCGAACGCCAAGCCTTCCAAAGATTGA
- a CDS encoding MDR family oxidoreductase produces the protein MSETFKAILVSRDADKKQSVAVTDLTDADLMEGDVTVAVEATTVNYKDGLAITGKAPVVRRWPLVPGIDFAGTVISSSNPDWRKGDKVILNGWGVGETHFGAYAGRARVKGDWLVPLPQGISAHDAMAVGTAGYTAMLCVMALERHGILPDRGPVVVTGAAGGVGSVAVSILSSLGYHVIASTGRNAESPYLINLGAAEVISRDELSQPAKPLAKERWAGGIDSVGSHTLANVLSMTSYGGAVAACGLAGGMDLPSSVAPFILRGVSLLGIDSVMAPKAVRLEAWRRIGADLDLEKLASLSTTIGFGGIIDAARDIVDGKIRGRVVVDM, from the coding sequence ATGTCCGAAACCTTCAAAGCCATCCTCGTCTCGCGCGACGCCGACAAGAAGCAGTCGGTCGCCGTGACCGACCTCACCGACGCCGACCTGATGGAGGGCGACGTCACCGTCGCGGTCGAGGCGACGACGGTGAACTACAAGGATGGACTGGCCATCACGGGCAAGGCGCCGGTGGTCCGCCGCTGGCCGCTGGTGCCGGGCATCGACTTCGCCGGCACGGTCATCTCGTCCTCCAATCCCGACTGGCGCAAGGGAGACAAGGTCATCCTGAATGGCTGGGGTGTCGGCGAGACGCATTTCGGCGCCTATGCCGGGCGTGCCCGCGTCAAGGGCGACTGGCTGGTGCCGCTGCCGCAAGGCATCAGTGCGCATGACGCGATGGCGGTCGGCACCGCCGGCTATACCGCCATGCTCTGCGTCATGGCGCTGGAGCGGCACGGCATCCTGCCCGACCGCGGCCCGGTGGTGGTGACGGGTGCCGCCGGCGGCGTCGGTTCGGTCGCGGTCTCCATCCTGTCCAGCCTCGGCTACCATGTCATTGCGTCGACGGGGCGCAATGCCGAAAGCCCCTATCTGATCAACCTCGGCGCCGCCGAGGTGATCTCGCGCGACGAACTCAGCCAGCCCGCCAAGCCACTGGCCAAGGAACGCTGGGCCGGCGGCATCGATTCGGTCGGCAGCCACACGCTGGCCAATGTGCTGTCGATGACCTCCTATGGCGGCGCGGTTGCGGCTTGCGGCCTGGCCGGCGGCATGGATCTGCCGTCGAGCGTCGCCCCCTTCATCCTGCGCGGCGTCTCGCTGCTCGGCATCGATTCGGTGATGGCGCCGAAGGCTGTGCGCCTGGAGGCCTGGCGGCGCATCGGCGCCGATCTCGACCTGGAGAAGCTCGCCAGCCTGTCCACGACCATCGGCTTCGGCGGCATCATCGATGCCGCGCGCGATATCGTCGACGGCAAGATCCGCGGACGCGTCGTCGTCGACATGTAG
- a CDS encoding GNAT family N-acetyltransferase translates to MPECDTRPNASSALLAGRNVDSVIKGAALGRIGNLEVRLARNEAEIAAAQEVRYRVFYDELGARKDLFQAQDRRDADRFDPLCDHLLVLDTTLSGPEHRRIVGTYRLLRQEIAATAGGFYSEGEFELTKLIARHPGQRFLELGRSCVLPQYRSKRTIEALWQGIWAYINHYEIGVMTGCASFHGTVPAAHAEALTYLAHHCRTNSAWDVRAVSDRYCSMDLMPIEAVNAKAAIAAMPPLVKGYLRVGARIGDGCVIDREFSTVDVFVVMPVKEIGARYVNYYGGEAQRFAA, encoded by the coding sequence ATGCCGGAATGTGACACTCGGCCAAACGCCAGCAGCGCCTTGCTTGCCGGACGTAATGTCGATTCCGTCATAAAAGGCGCAGCACTCGGCCGTATCGGCAATCTCGAAGTGCGGCTCGCCCGCAACGAGGCCGAGATCGCGGCCGCGCAGGAAGTGCGCTACCGGGTATTTTACGACGAGCTTGGCGCCCGGAAGGACCTCTTCCAGGCGCAGGACCGTCGCGACGCCGACCGCTTCGATCCGCTCTGCGATCATCTTCTGGTCCTGGATACGACGCTTTCCGGTCCCGAACATCGCCGTATCGTCGGTACCTATCGCCTGCTGCGGCAAGAAATCGCGGCCACCGCCGGCGGCTTCTATTCCGAAGGCGAGTTCGAGCTGACCAAGCTCATCGCCCGTCATCCCGGCCAGCGTTTTCTCGAACTCGGCCGCTCCTGCGTTTTGCCGCAATACCGTTCGAAGCGCACCATCGAGGCGCTGTGGCAAGGCATCTGGGCCTACATCAACCACTACGAAATCGGCGTGATGACCGGCTGCGCTTCCTTCCATGGCACCGTGCCGGCCGCTCACGCGGAGGCGCTCACCTATCTTGCCCATCACTGCCGCACCAACTCCGCCTGGGACGTGCGCGCGGTTTCCGATCGGTACTGCTCCATGGATCTGATGCCGATCGAGGCGGTCAATGCCAAAGCAGCGATCGCGGCAATGCCGCCTCTGGTCAAGGGCTATCTGAGGGTCGGCGCCCGCATCGGCGATGGCTGCGTCATCGACCGCGAATTCTCGACCGTCGACGTCTTCGTGGTGATGCCGGTCAAGGAGATCGGCGCCCGCTACGTCAACTATTATGGCGGCGAAGCGCAGCGCTTCGCGGCGTAG